One window of Nostoc sp. C052 genomic DNA carries:
- a CDS encoding collagen-like protein: MSTSGQSLISSLSNISNCSGHQCDCCQQLQSQIDELRNLINNSNNGNVQGEIDALKHQLADVYRQLAQDEIQIGNLESELHDLEAKLIAVGAGIAAVVAVVAAPLIAAAIEGVFAAIAAAAAEGAAALAALAGLEAEVAGVQAEVAGVQAEVAGVQAEVAGVQAEVASVQAEVASVQAEVASVQAEVVEEQAQITRLDAGVASLETEIGGLQSQLAGEEVQIAQIEGSVGALQSEIAGLQSEVGILEAEYTELQSQVAGEEVQIAQIEGSVGALQSEIGGLQAEVAAFEPQLQALEVEYAELQPQVIEAERVAFEAIGFSQELRGELAVVEAQLPGIEAEVAAVQTEIQGFNAELEAQIGAVEAQIGAVEATEAEINARLLELEVEVNAKIAAEDAKIALEEAQLEAQVAELAALAARFAAFAGQITEILVKFPIIAAAVAFLEIQIAGLQAEIAAIALISRIPGPPGPPGNNGVDGHNGIDGQPGLNGRDGVDGHNGVDGQPGLNGRDGVDGHNGIDGQPGLNGRDGVDGHNGVDGQPGLNGRDGVDGHNGVDGQPGLNGRDGVDGHNGIDGQPGLNGRDGVDGHNGVDGQPGLNGHNGVDGQPGLNGRDGVDGQPGTNGKDGVDAKVEFSTINVQVFDSCDTSTKQPKFKTETIQVIQGTEAQELLNFQRTAQIEAQQCNQTEYYSAVPEWWQIRIEAGRPQMIFMFAQKMENGNFGSPKYPLTIPHPIVQRYSTSPLPDYKKGQYEALLTLKDNSKLIINAFSVEEAQKMLDACKALIQPEYLEGAIQRPIAPRKGPELLEIDVIAKRSEYFSTGLKNTKPDWIDSFT, encoded by the coding sequence GTGTCTACATCGGGTCAATCCCTAATTTCCTCGCTATCAAATATTAGTAATTGCTCTGGTCATCAATGTGATTGCTGTCAGCAATTGCAAAGTCAGATTGATGAATTAAGAAATTTAATTAATAATTCCAATAACGGAAATGTTCAAGGCGAAATTGACGCACTAAAGCATCAGTTAGCTGATGTTTACCGTCAATTGGCACAAGATGAAATTCAGATTGGGAATCTAGAAAGTGAATTACATGATTTAGAAGCCAAGCTAATTGCGGTTGGGGCAGGAATTGCGGCAGTAGTAGCGGTTGTTGCAGCTCCTTTGATTGCTGCGGCTATTGAGGGAGTATTTGCAGCGATCGCAGCCGCGGCGGCTGAAGGTGCAGCAGCTCTAGCAGCTTTGGCGGGATTAGAAGCTGAAGTTGCAGGTGTTCAAGCTGAAGTTGCAGGTGTTCAAGCTGAAGTTGCAGGTGTTCAAGCTGAAGTTGCAGGTGTTCAAGCTGAAGTTGCAAGTGTTCAAGCTGAAGTTGCAAGTGTTCAAGCTGAAGTTGCAAGTGTTCAAGCTGAAGTTGTAGAAGAGCAAGCTCAAATTACTCGTTTAGATGCGGGAGTAGCATCACTTGAAACTGAAATTGGAGGTTTACAATCACAACTTGCTGGGGAGGAAGTGCAAATTGCTCAAATAGAAGGCAGTGTAGGCGCTCTTCAATCTGAAATTGCAGGTTTGCAATCTGAAGTAGGAATTCTTGAAGCTGAGTATACCGAACTGCAATCACAGGTTGCTGGGGAGGAAGTGCAAATTGCCCAGATAGAAGGCAGTGTAGGCGCTCTTCAATCTGAAATTGGAGGTTTGCAAGCTGAAGTAGCAGCCTTTGAGCCACAATTACAGGCATTGGAAGTAGAATATGCTGAACTTCAGCCACAGGTAATCGAAGCTGAAAGAGTAGCTTTTGAAGCCATTGGATTTTCACAAGAACTTCGGGGAGAACTAGCAGTAGTTGAAGCTCAACTTCCAGGTATAGAGGCAGAAGTCGCAGCAGTTCAAACCGAAATTCAAGGTTTTAATGCAGAGCTAGAAGCTCAAATTGGGGCTGTTGAAGCGCAGATTGGTGCAGTTGAGGCAACCGAAGCAGAAATCAACGCTAGACTTCTTGAACTAGAAGTAGAAGTTAATGCCAAAATAGCCGCCGAAGATGCCAAAATTGCATTAGAAGAAGCACAATTAGAAGCGCAAGTGGCAGAATTAGCGGCTTTAGCGGCTAGATTTGCTGCTTTTGCTGGTCAAATAACTGAAATTCTGGTTAAATTCCCCATAATTGCTGCTGCTGTTGCATTCCTAGAAATTCAAATTGCCGGATTGCAAGCTGAAATCGCTGCTATTGCTTTAATTTCAAGAATTCCTGGCCCACCTGGCCCACCTGGTAATAATGGCGTTGACGGTCACAACGGTATTGATGGTCAACCAGGGCTAAACGGACGCGATGGCGTTGACGGTCACAACGGTGTTGATGGTCAACCAGGGCTAAACGGACGCGATGGCGTTGACGGTCACAACGGTATTGATGGTCAACCAGGGCTAAACGGACGCGATGGCGTTGACGGTCACAACGGTGTTGATGGTCAACCAGGGCTAAACGGACGCGATGGCGTTGACGGTCACAACGGTGTTGATGGTCAACCAGGGCTAAACGGACGCGATGGCGTTGACGGTCACAACGGTATTGATGGTCAACCAGGGCTAAACGGACGCGATGGCGTTGACGGTCACAACGGTGTTGATGGTCAACCAGGGCTAAACGGTCACAACGGTGTTGATGGTCAACCAGGATTAAACGGACGTGATGGCGTTGACGGTCAACCGGGAACTAATGGCAAAGATGGGGTTGATGCAAAAGTGGAGTTTTCAACAATTAATGTTCAAGTTTTTGACAGTTGCGATACTTCTACTAAGCAGCCAAAATTCAAAACTGAAACGATTCAAGTGATTCAAGGAACTGAAGCTCAAGAATTACTTAATTTTCAAAGAACTGCTCAAATTGAAGCACAACAATGTAATCAAACTGAGTATTATTCGGCTGTCCCAGAATGGTGGCAGATTCGCATAGAGGCAGGTAGACCACAAATGATATTTATGTTTGCACAAAAAATGGAAAACGGGAATTTTGGCTCACCTAAATACCCTTTGACTATTCCTCATCCCATCGTACAACGTTACTCTACTTCACCTTTACCAGATTATAAAAAAGGACAGTATGAAGCACTCTTAACCTTAAAAGATAATTCCAAATTAATTATTAATGCTTTCTCTGTTGAAGAAGCACAAAAAATGCTTGATGCTTGTAAAGCTTTAATCCAACCAGAATATTTAGAAGGTGCAATCCAGCGCCCAATTGCTCCTCGCAAAGGGCCTGAATTATTAGAAATAGATGTTATTGCTAAACGGTCTGAATATTTTTCTACAGGCTTGAAAAATACAAAACCTGACTGGATTGATAGTTTTACGTAA